A single Halarcobacter anaerophilus DNA region contains:
- a CDS encoding T6SS phospholipase effector Tle1-like catalytic domain-containing protein yields MSNDITIGRAYFKEDEGLHLNEFCSKEDEKALREDRKVRIAYMIISDKESKEINQNEENKEKILEKVKDHYQKYLVKAVEQESLKNDIALTYTQLKDRVEEIVDKKLVFLSMYSLFSTKSYEYSHAHDKKLESNLKEKKEDISTTSLIYSFDSSQKLLCFKNEKIEQKEEIGQAYIILSMPYVYNIKKNSINKELELTYYEDNVIASYMPELIVEYGVFFDGTNNNIYNIDFYRNFTDFLKKPTQFILDNKDKRAFEIEKPIEDITKIEEYILSTPEPKVSDEVIVLLLSQMNNFKKPIRYFDDESNLSLDDKEVLKSSKAKHAKKVFNFLVDVKKSTKNIEEKDIADFVREDILLDDDEESSYVNGESNIARLHKLYDGDDVKNGIDSVATTRFKLYESGSGTHNPFVSKNYEGDSMWGLGLAIGETGVKAHIIYSCIKIAEQFEDASIYRIDELVFDIFGFSRGAATARHFVCSILKEADIVKCTRREYTISMKDDKDIFYPFFGDKGYVNIAGKLFFNPLRVDIKTGVLGERDIPNPYYKNKKIKIDTVSFRFVGLYDTVSHYGLSQGNDSEDLNLDFYLGENHEKVGQVVHLMADDEYRFNFDAYSIFPTINNSFRKHDKKLQKGGYKFEEYYIPGAHADIGGGYNESSETVLISKEILDKSTISQKLKNKILVWNKKYNWLNTNQLDIIEKHTKNEIKDLEEDGIYFISRSLPNNSKYALFIYLHKANVSNKYEYVALKLMHNRAIYQDVTEALVDKKDINPFERVPLGKLTSYIFKDNKNILNKTYGILEQNKEMKVFDSNTYKELKAQFLHHSSKNDSFVNRASNEEKDNNDFYGRRVIYSATGTKFTRV; encoded by the coding sequence GAATTGCTTATATGATTATCTCAGATAAAGAGAGTAAGGAAATAAATCAAAATGAAGAAAATAAAGAAAAAATTTTAGAAAAAGTAAAAGATCATTATCAAAAATATCTAGTAAAAGCAGTAGAACAAGAGAGTTTAAAAAATGATATAGCATTAACTTATACTCAATTAAAAGACAGAGTAGAAGAGATAGTTGATAAAAAGTTAGTTTTTTTATCTATGTATTCTCTTTTTTCTACAAAATCTTATGAATATAGTCATGCCCATGATAAAAAACTTGAATCTAATTTAAAAGAAAAAAAAGAAGATATAAGTACCACTTCATTGATATATAGCTTTGATAGTTCTCAAAAACTACTTTGTTTTAAAAATGAAAAAATTGAACAAAAAGAAGAAATAGGACAAGCATATATTATACTTTCCATGCCTTATGTTTATAACATCAAGAAAAATTCGATAAATAAAGAACTTGAACTAACATATTATGAAGATAATGTTATAGCTTCATATATGCCTGAACTTATAGTTGAATATGGTGTTTTTTTTGATGGTACAAATAATAATATCTATAATATAGATTTTTATAGAAACTTCACAGATTTCCTAAAAAAGCCTACACAATTTATACTAGATAATAAAGATAAAAGAGCTTTTGAAATAGAAAAACCAATTGAAGATATTACAAAAATTGAAGAATACATCCTCTCGACTCCTGAACCCAAAGTTTCTGATGAAGTGATAGTTTTACTTCTATCCCAGATGAATAATTTTAAAAAACCTATACGGTATTTCGATGATGAATCAAATCTATCTTTAGATGATAAAGAGGTTTTAAAAAGTTCAAAAGCAAAACATGCAAAAAAGGTTTTTAACTTTTTAGTGGATGTAAAAAAATCTACTAAAAATATAGAAGAAAAAGATATAGCTGATTTTGTTAGGGAAGATATATTATTAGATGATGACGAAGAGAGTAGTTATGTAAATGGTGAATCAAATATTGCTAGACTGCATAAACTTTATGATGGAGATGATGTAAAAAATGGTATAGATTCTGTAGCGACAACTAGATTTAAACTTTATGAAAGTGGTTCTGGTACCCATAATCCTTTTGTATCAAAAAATTATGAAGGTGATTCTATGTGGGGATTAGGTTTAGCTATAGGTGAAACAGGTGTTAAAGCCCATATTATATATAGTTGTATAAAAATAGCTGAACAGTTTGAAGATGCGTCAATTTATCGCATAGATGAATTGGTCTTTGATATTTTTGGTTTTAGTAGAGGAGCTGCCACTGCTAGGCATTTTGTTTGTTCAATATTAAAAGAGGCAGATATTGTTAAGTGTACAAGAAGAGAATATACTATTTCTATGAAAGATGATAAAGATATTTTTTATCCTTTTTTTGGAGATAAAGGATATGTAAATATTGCTGGCAAACTTTTTTTTAATCCTTTAAGAGTAGATATTAAAACTGGAGTATTAGGAGAAAGAGATATACCAAATCCTTATTATAAAAATAAAAAAATAAAAATCGACACAGTATCTTTTAGATTTGTTGGTTTATATGATACTGTTTCACACTATGGATTAAGTCAAGGTAATGATTCTGAAGATTTGAATTTAGACTTTTATTTAGGTGAAAATCATGAAAAAGTTGGACAAGTAGTACATCTCATGGCAGATGATGAATATAGATTTAACTTTGATGCATATTCAATTTTTCCTACTATAAATAATAGTTTTAGAAAGCATGATAAAAAACTACAAAAAGGTGGTTATAAGTTTGAAGAATACTATATTCCTGGCGCACATGCTGATATTGGTGGTGGATATAATGAATCTAGTGAGACAGTTCTAATATCAAAAGAAATATTAGATAAATCAACAATTTCTCAAAAATTAAAAAATAAAATCTTAGTTTGGAATAAAAAATATAATTGGTTAAATACAAATCAACTTGATATCATAGAAAAACACACAAAAAATGAAATAAAAGATTTAGAAGAAGATGGTATTTATTTTATTTCAAGAAGTTTACCAAATAATTCAAAATATGCTTTATTTATATACTTACATAAAGCAAATGTTTCAAATAAATATGAATATGTAGCTTTAAAACTTATGCACAATCGTGCTATTTATCAAGATGTAACAGAAGCGTTAGTTGACAAAAAAGATATCAATCCTTTTGAAAGAGTTCCTTTAGGTAAGTTGACTTCTTATATTTTCAAAGATAATAAAAATATATTAAACAAAACATACGGAATACTAGAACAGAATAAAGAGATGAAAGTGTTTGATTCAAACACCTATAAAGAGCTAAAAGCACAATTTCTTCATCACTCTTCAAAAAATGATAGTTTTGTAAATAGAGCCTCAAATGAAGAAAAAGATAATAATGACTTTTATGGAAGACGAGTAATCTACAGCGCTACTGGAACTAAGTTTACAAGAGTATAG
- a CDS encoding type VI secretion system Vgr family protein, translating to MTEKIKRKVVEAGEEVGLKELRKEVRQDINCRINLLNYKNNETIGVVDGNYSVYKLNGESSVNKPYIFNLVFVSDEYIEVEDIVDTDVEIKLRDDVNPLVKKTIYGKIFKAKEDSIVSRKYLYEVQIVSPLYYLNLNNRYEIFHEKKTSDIITEIINRYAQILNLKIDVKIDLLQAPIREYTTQYNQSDLKFIQMLCEEEGYSLIIDYSSNDPYTITLCELNEHVTVKTYSSTCNFNHSKKFTSTYYVEDYYDKDKPSLEYKISTGSSMSSSIEDNESTRQLRVDIKREKLRDKLNILDESLFKDLNRYNKIDSKREYVKSNEIEGNSQELNIQDCLCITLEDEKANKKIDSIILEVKYEGFFPNALDEYKQSINENKKHQLQYEINFVAIPKDITYKPPIKIKKPRIPGILTARVSNGESNTKDYENTIDVDEQGRIKVLFHFETNQTSSCYLRLSNFYSGTNFGSQFLPRVNSEVIVSFINGDPDLPIIIGTLHNGENKNPVNLPKEKTKSFIKTYSIPQYEDKEGYNEIAFEDKRGDENLSLRAQKDMNTLVFNDEFKHVQNNSKTIIDNDKEETVEANSILTVNKDYTQNIKENQINTVEKEKITTVKEDYEIFAKKNLNTIVKRDKKTYVEQNISTSIKNILLEYVQKDVSDKYLENLFIQVANEMGVDISDSFHLDTTNILYEGVNEITLEATSGISLRCGGNVATVDSSGIFFNTPNYVKNSPNNGVDGMEVNKILIEKAIKRLNIEKIFFSE from the coding sequence ATGACAGAGAAGATAAAGAGAAAAGTAGTAGAAGCGGGGGAAGAGGTAGGATTAAAAGAGTTAAGAAAAGAAGTAAGACAAGATATAAACTGTAGAATAAACCTGTTGAATTATAAAAATAATGAGACAATAGGAGTAGTAGACGGGAACTATAGTGTATATAAATTAAATGGAGAGAGTAGTGTAAATAAACCATATATCTTTAACCTAGTATTTGTAAGTGATGAATATATAGAAGTAGAAGATATAGTAGATACAGATGTAGAGATAAAATTAAGAGATGATGTAAACCCCTTAGTAAAAAAAACAATCTATGGAAAAATATTTAAAGCAAAAGAAGATAGTATCGTATCAAGAAAATACCTCTATGAAGTTCAAATAGTAAGCCCCCTTTATTACCTAAACCTGAATAATAGATATGAAATTTTCCATGAGAAAAAAACAAGTGATATAATAACTGAAATCATAAATAGATATGCCCAAATATTAAACCTGAAAATAGATGTAAAAATAGATCTTCTTCAAGCCCCAATAAGAGAATATACCACCCAATATAACCAAAGTGATTTAAAATTTATCCAAATGCTTTGTGAAGAAGAAGGATACTCCTTAATAATAGATTATAGTTCAAATGATCCATATACAATAACCTTGTGTGAATTAAATGAACATGTAACAGTAAAAACATACTCCTCAACTTGTAATTTTAATCATAGTAAGAAATTTACTTCAACGTATTATGTAGAAGATTATTATGATAAAGATAAACCCTCTTTAGAATATAAAATATCAACCGGTTCCTCAATGAGCTCCTCAATAGAAGATAATGAAAGTACCAGACAATTAAGAGTAGATATAAAAAGAGAGAAATTAAGAGATAAACTAAATATCCTGGATGAATCACTCTTTAAAGATCTAAATAGATATAACAAAATAGATTCAAAAAGAGAATATGTAAAATCAAATGAAATAGAAGGAAATTCTCAAGAGTTAAATATACAAGATTGCTTGTGTATAACCTTAGAAGATGAAAAAGCAAATAAAAAAATAGACTCAATAATATTAGAAGTAAAATATGAAGGCTTCTTTCCAAATGCTTTAGATGAATATAAACAAAGTATAAATGAGAATAAAAAACATCAACTCCAATATGAGATAAACTTTGTAGCAATACCCAAAGATATAACCTATAAACCACCAATAAAAATAAAAAAACCAAGAATACCGGGAATCCTTACGGCAAGAGTGTCAAATGGAGAATCAAATACAAAAGATTATGAGAATACAATAGATGTAGATGAACAAGGAAGAATAAAAGTTCTCTTTCACTTTGAGACAAACCAAACCTCAAGCTGTTACCTAAGATTGTCAAACTTTTACTCAGGAACAAACTTTGGAAGTCAATTCTTGCCAAGAGTAAATAGTGAAGTAATAGTAAGTTTTATAAACGGAGATCCAGATTTACCAATCATAATAGGGACTCTTCATAATGGAGAGAATAAGAATCCAGTAAACTTGCCAAAAGAGAAAACTAAATCTTTTATAAAAACATACTCAATTCCACAATATGAGGATAAAGAAGGGTATAACGAAATAGCCTTTGAAGATAAAAGAGGAGATGAGAATCTTTCTTTACGAGCCCAAAAGGATATGAATACCCTTGTTTTTAATGATGAATTTAAACATGTTCAAAATAATTCTAAAACTATTATTGATAATGATAAGGAAGAGACAGTAGAAGCTAATTCTATTCTTACAGTGAATAAAGACTATACACAGAATATAAAAGAGAATCAGATAAATACAGTAGAGAAGGAGAAGATTACTACTGTTAAAGAGGATTATGAAATATTTGCAAAAAAAAACTTGAACACAATAGTAAAAAGAGATAAAAAAACTTATGTAGAACAAAATATATCAACCTCTATAAAAAATATACTTTTAGAATATGTACAAAAAGATGTAAGTGATAAATACCTAGAAAATCTTTTTATCCAAGTAGCCAATGAGATGGGAGTAGATATAAGTGATAGTTTTCATCTAGATACTACCAATATCTTATATGAAGGGGTAAATGAGATAACCCTAGAAGCCACATCAGGAATAAGTTTAAGATGTGGAGGAAATGTAGCTACTGTGGATAGTTCAGGGATATTTTTTAATACTCCAAACTATGTTAAGAATTCTCCTAATAACGGGGTTGATGGTATGGAAGTAAATAAAATACTAATTGAAAAAGCTATTAAAAGACTAAATATTGAAAAAATATTTTTCTCAGAGTAA
- a CDS encoding tetratricopeptide repeat protein, with protein sequence MKKIYSLLFVFTSYLFSSTLSIGSLDISYKITNDIDDVYLKNKDYTLIIQQNNLWNNAKTELNLFSGNKEKIQISMHYIGNKELGYIYTFKNIDNKLTFSDVELYQLDGGIICKTEQIVINKTTLKLVETDKCKPLNKVGISLDEISYVSKNFKLKNILSNNEIKYLLNRFPFTLKNVTQYNNIAYYLQKAGANKEAIYLLEKIIEKYPNRIVAYINLGDAYWDNGDKIKAKEAYKKYIELMKKADKEKRIPIKVEDRIK encoded by the coding sequence ATGAAAAAAATATATAGTTTATTATTTGTATTTACATCTTATTTATTTTCAAGTACCTTAAGTATAGGTTCACTGGATATATCTTATAAAATAACTAATGATATTGACGATGTTTATTTAAAAAATAAAGATTATACATTAATAATACAACAAAATAATTTATGGAACAATGCTAAAACGGAACTAAATTTATTTTCTGGGAATAAAGAAAAAATACAAATATCTATGCACTATATTGGTAATAAAGAACTAGGTTATATTTACACTTTTAAAAACATAGATAATAAACTCACTTTTAGTGATGTAGAATTATATCAATTAGATGGAGGTATCATTTGTAAAACTGAACAAATAGTAATAAACAAAACTACTCTTAAACTAGTTGAAACTGACAAATGTAAACCATTAAATAAAGTAGGTATAAGCTTAGATGAAATAAGCTATGTTTCTAAAAATTTTAAATTAAAAAATATTTTATCAAATAATGAAATAAAGTATTTATTAAATAGATTTCCTTTTACTTTAAAAAATGTTACTCAATATAATAATATAGCCTACTACCTCCAAAAAGCAGGAGCAAATAAAGAAGCAATATATCTATTAGAAAAGATTATAGAAAAATATCCAAATAGAATAGTAGCTTATATAAATTTAGGAGATGCATATTGGGATAATGGAGATAAAATTAAAGCAAAAGAAGCTTATAAAAAGTATATAGAGTTAATGAAAAAAGCAGATAAAGAAAAAAGAATTCCTATAAAAGTAGAAGATAGAATTAAATAA
- a CDS encoding glycoside hydrolase family 19 protein encodes MYDPILGKNEDRRRIARELGNTVQGDGVKYHGRGFCQLTGKTNYIKSGDFLGLDLLNNPELAKSPTNNAIQIILYGMHIGMFTGKKFSDYINDSFTDYYNARRIINGLDRATDIQGFAEKLEKCFTKAI; translated from the coding sequence ATGTATGATCCTATTTTAGGTAAAAATGAAGATCGTAGAAGAATTGCAAGAGAATTGGGTAATACAGTCCAAGGTGATGGAGTTAAATATCACGGTAGAGGCTTTTGTCAATTAACTGGAAAAACTAATTATATAAAATCAGGTGATTTTCTAGGGTTAGACTTATTAAATAATCCAGAATTAGCAAAAAGTCCAACAAATAATGCAATTCAAATAATATTATATGGAATGCATATTGGGATGTTTACAGGAAAAAAATTTAGTGATTATATAAATGATAGTTTTACAGATTATTATAATGCACGTAGGATTATCAATGGACTAGATAGAGCTACAGATATTCAAGGATTTGCAGAAAAATTAGAAAAATGTTTTACAAAGGCTATTTAA
- a CDS encoding SH3 domain-containing protein — MKKIILILILLSSIYGNTFNFEEVKKAILHETRGEKVYINNLTDISTATSKYISVEFANASIYKYYIVITCKENDVFITKYNFNPNGAYSFTAKYKGIELGIDNFFKNFIDESTIQSNYIENNKMQFNSKNKLIQLNLKHRIPSSTIFVNNQKIENNLYIEPVFNIKNELKYFFVYLDNITEEDIMTQNFSQLINKKIFQIAFETIQVIKTQRQPLYKKPNIKTKMYLIKGDKVEILEKKDDWYYILYHGKKDIKAWIPKSAVENK, encoded by the coding sequence ATGAAAAAGATAATACTTATACTTATATTATTGTCTAGTATTTATGGGAATACTTTTAATTTTGAAGAAGTAAAAAAAGCTATTTTACATGAAACTAGAGGTGAAAAGGTTTATATTAATAATTTAACAGATATTTCTACAGCTACATCAAAATATATATCAGTAGAATTTGCTAATGCAAGTATTTATAAATATTATATTGTAATAACTTGTAAAGAAAATGATGTTTTTATTACAAAATATAATTTTAATCCTAATGGTGCATATTCTTTTACAGCTAAATATAAAGGAATAGAATTAGGAATTGATAATTTTTTCAAAAATTTTATAGATGAATCTACTATTCAAAGTAATTACATTGAAAATAATAAAATGCAATTTAATTCCAAAAATAAACTAATTCAACTTAATCTTAAACACAGGATACCATCTTCAACAATTTTTGTAAATAACCAAAAAATAGAAAATAATTTATATATAGAACCAGTTTTTAATATAAAAAATGAGTTAAAATACTTCTTTGTATATTTAGATAATATTACTGAAGAAGATATTATGACTCAAAATTTTTCACAACTCATTAATAAAAAAATATTTCAGATAGCTTTTGAAACTATACAGGTTATTAAAACTCAAAGACAACCCCTCTACAAAAAGCCAAATATAAAAACAAAGATGTACCTAATAAAAGGTGATAAAGTAGAGATACTAGAAAAAAAAGATGATTGGTATTATATTTTATATCATGGGAAAAAAGATATAAAAGCATGGATACCCAAAAGTGCAGTTGAAAATAAATAA
- a CDS encoding pesticin C-terminus-like muramidase codes for MKVIIEDGKDLYEKISECKLNKNSNIREGFSNTSAKYNNTTTLKDTTLEVDLTTQQKVDQYTRVKVLKIDTTDVSSDDYTVITDVLSDKKEIFKTLSEKSVKKELLSKDIKIEKDSTDEKYLLYSDDSNKYIKYSDCKESHPISFDWATIIDESSSDDISIFENIRKYLLPDYIEGELKINPLYKELFKLIDKDSNGQIDAKELEEATKNEAIKKITSKFIVKHSTEWDKSINLPNSIKAILEEYKGNIKNYYNIKDHLENEEKRVKNLAFFDKCKSVSDFPSSDKVFHINPIGLVGEFENKCGQDCKTIDFMLSNGKYYKVSEKTMKFILSYEGFKSKPYVPKDVNGNILGTSGITIGYGYDLGQQTSKQVEKDLDGFYTLEEIKKFQSVAGLKQNNAVNNLSKVQNLTITKDTAMQLTRRVKANYAQKTYDIWPEVIDMHPHCQGALLSIVYNRGNSLNGDRRKEMKNIQIYLSNNDSSKIPTEIIAMKRLWNINIEKGLHLRRDEEAKYFKKGLRCEC; via the coding sequence ATGAAAGTGATTATAGAAGATGGAAAAGATTTGTATGAAAAAATAAGTGAATGTAAGTTAAATAAAAATTCAAATATAAGAGAAGGTTTTAGTAATACAAGTGCTAAATATAATAACACAACAACCTTAAAAGATACAACATTAGAAGTTGACCTTACAACTCAACAAAAGGTAGATCAATATACAAGAGTAAAGGTATTAAAAATAGATACAACTGATGTAAGTAGTGATGACTATACAGTAATAACAGATGTATTAAGCGATAAAAAAGAAATATTTAAAACATTAAGTGAAAAAAGTGTAAAAAAAGAACTACTTTCAAAAGATATAAAAATAGAAAAAGATAGTACAGATGAAAAATATCTTTTATATTCTGATGACTCAAATAAATATATCAAATATAGTGATTGTAAAGAGTCTCATCCTATAAGTTTTGATTGGGCAACAATAATCGATGAAAGTAGTAGTGATGATATTTCAATATTTGAAAATATAAGAAAATACCTACTTCCAGATTATATAGAAGGTGAATTAAAAATAAACCCTCTATATAAAGAATTGTTTAAATTAATAGATAAAGATAGCAACGGACAAATAGATGCAAAAGAGTTAGAAGAAGCAACAAAGAATGAAGCAATAAAAAAGATTACAAGTAAATTTATAGTAAAACACTCAACTGAATGGGATAAAAGTATAAATCTACCAAATAGTATCAAAGCAATATTAGAAGAGTATAAAGGTAATATAAAGAATTATTATAATATAAAAGATCATTTAGAAAATGAAGAGAAAAGAGTAAAAAATTTAGCTTTTTTTGACAAGTGTAAATCAGTATCAGATTTTCCATCTTCTGATAAGGTTTTTCATATTAATCCTATTGGGTTGGTTGGGGAGTTTGAAAATAAATGTGGACAAGATTGTAAAACAATTGATTTTATGTTAAGTAATGGTAAATACTATAAAGTTTCAGAAAAAACAATGAAGTTTATTTTAAGTTACGAAGGATTTAAGTCTAAACCATATGTTCCAAAAGATGTTAATGGAAATATACTTGGAACAAGTGGAATTACTATTGGTTACGGATATGACTTAGGACAACAGACTAGTAAACAAGTAGAAAAAGATTTAGATGGATTTTATACTTTAGAAGAAATAAAAAAATTCCAAAGTGTAGCAGGACTAAAACAAAATAATGCAGTAAATAATTTATCAAAAGTACAAAATCTGACAATAACTAAAGATACTGCTATGCAATTAACTAGAAGAGTAAAAGCTAATTATGCACAGAAAACTTATGATATATGGCCTGAAGTTATAGATATGCATCCTCATTGTCAAGGTGCCTTACTTTCAATTGTTTACAATAGAGGGAATAGTTTAAATGGAGATAGAAGAAAAGAAATGAAAAATATTCAAATTTATTTATCAAATAATGATTCTTCAAAAATACCAACTGAAATAATAGCCATGAAAAGACTCTGGAATATAAATATTGAGAAAGGGCTTCATTTAAGAAGAGATGAAGAAGCAAAATATTTTAAAAAAGGCCTAAGATGCGAATGTTAA
- a CDS encoding glycoside hydrolase family 19 protein, producing the protein MPNSIKTILEKHKENIKNYDKIKQHLDNEEKRVENLSLFEKCSSIADFPSSDEVFHINPIGLIGVFKTNDRCELTGDLLKTLLNKSILFTHTNMAKYPNVYKTDVNKFAEVFNNVIRKYSEFNKCIYIAHFLAQSFHEADHFFTTEEYSSGWDYDIKTYPSTVCTTYGLYSRQCKRHNQIISEGNTSIGDGPKYKGKGLIQLTWKGTYKKYSDFKGIDFVKDPTLISSSLEYAIDASCWFWTKFKGDNYFNKLIDRKEEEYKNMAENDKNDLIVKYITKKVNGGTRGLAERQALFKKVIKELKR; encoded by the coding sequence ATGCCAAATAGTATAAAAACTATATTAGAAAAGCATAAAGAGAATATAAAAAACTATGATAAAATAAAACAACATTTAGATAATGAGGAGAAAAGAGTAGAGAATTTATCTTTATTTGAAAAGTGTAGTTCAATAGCTGATTTCCCTAGTTCTGACGAGGTCTTTCACATTAATCCTATTGGGTTGATTGGGGTGTTTAAAACTAATGATAGATGTGAATTAACTGGTGATTTATTAAAAACTCTTTTAAATAAATCTATTTTATTTACACATACAAATATGGCAAAATATCCTAATGTCTATAAAACAGATGTAAATAAATTTGCTGAAGTTTTTAATAACGTAATTCGTAAATATTCTGAATTTAATAAATGTATTTATATAGCACATTTTTTAGCACAATCTTTTCATGAAGCAGATCATTTTTTCACTACAGAAGAATATTCAAGTGGATGGGATTATGATATAAAAACTTATCCTTCAACTGTTTGCACAACTTATGGATTATATAGTAGGCAATGTAAAAGACATAATCAGATTATATCCGAAGGAAATACATCTATAGGAGATGGTCCTAAATATAAAGGTAAAGGTTTAATACAATTAACATGGAAGGGTACTTACAAAAAGTATTCCGATTTTAAAGGGATTGATTTTGTAAAAGATCCAACTCTTATATCTTCAAGTTTAGAATATGCAATTGATGCATCATGTTGGTTTTGGACTAAATTTAAAGGTGATAATTACTTTAATAAGCTTATAGATAGAAAAGAAGAAGAGTATAAAAATATGGCAGAAAATGATAAAAATGATTTAATAGTTAAATATATAACAAAAAAAGTTAATGGAGGTACAAGAGGCTTGGCAGAAAGACAAGCTTTGTTTAAAAAAGTTATAAAAGAATTAAAAAGGTAA
- a CDS encoding SH3 domain-containing protein, whose product MKKSLLICLLLFIQVYANQVFFELNEKTKSIVHNNLKFFIKDNHLYCENLKNKNLNLLLDNIESKIEIINSNNLYAIEIARGQVNTSYSLYRLDINKFNDLNIDIVNPIFQKNKIFSYERSGPQWYLDIYCITPTSITQCGKGKLSQINNTDMFETEIYNKTIYYTFNAKMIDNIFTIESQKQRLYSKPNVKTKMYLIKGDKVEILEKKDDWYYILYHGKKDIKAWIPKSAVE is encoded by the coding sequence GTGAAAAAAAGTTTACTTATATGTTTACTGTTATTTATACAAGTATATGCTAATCAGGTCTTTTTTGAATTAAATGAAAAGACTAAAAGTATTGTTCATAATAATTTAAAGTTCTTTATTAAGGATAATCATCTTTATTGTGAGAATTTGAAAAATAAAAATTTAAATTTGTTGTTAGATAATATTGAATCTAAAATCGAAATAATAAATTCAAATAACTTATATGCCATAGAAATAGCAAGAGGACAAGTTAATACATCATATTCATTATATAGGTTAGATATTAACAAGTTTAACGATCTCAATATTGATATTGTTAATCCTATTTTTCAGAAAAATAAAATATTTTCGTATGAAAGAAGTGGTCCTCAGTGGTATTTAGATATATATTGTATTACTCCAACAAGTATAACACAATGTGGTAAAGGAAAATTATCTCAAATTAATAATACCGATATGTTTGAAACAGAAATATATAATAAGACAATTTATTATACATTTAATGCTAAAATGATTGATAATATATTTACTATTGAATCCCAAAAACAACGCCTATACTCAAAACCAAATGTAAAAACAAAAATGTACCTAATAAAAGGTGATAAAGTAGAGATACTAGAAAAAAAAGATGATTGGTATTATATTTTATATCATGGGAAAAAAGATATAAAAGCATGGATACCCAAAAGTGCAGTTGAATAA